A segment of the Catenulispora sp. EB89 genome:
ACCCAATATCTTCCAGCTGGCTGACATCAATTCGGTAGACGTACTTGCCGTTCGTGCTGGCCAGCGCGGCTGCTGGGTCCGCGAATGTGGAAAGTCCCTTGAAATCCGGAAGTCCGGGATCTTGCGGAAAGACAGTTCCATCCGTGTCAACATCGAACTCGCGGCCAATACGCCAGGAGGGTTTGGGAACCGTCGCGTTGCCCGTGATGTAAACGTAATCCGATGGGCTGGACGTATCGCCTGATGAATCGGACTCATCGTTCATCAACTCTCGCATGAGACCGCTCGGATCGCTACCGGTGGCGGGGGTGTTATCACTGTATGCGTATCCGGTAAGCGATTGGGGGTCGTTCGCGTCCAGTTGTGGATCAACGCTTATGAAGCGCCCCGCTGTGGCGTCATACTTGCGGGCACCAACATCGGTGAGTCCCGTAGTCGTCGAGGTGGGTTTGTCGATGAAGCCATGCCTGTCGGGCCAAGCACCGCCTGTGGCTGCGCCGCGCGCGTTGCCGTAGGGGTCGAAAGCTCGGCGGGTGACGGCCAGGGTGCTGGTGTTGATGGCGATCTCGCCGGTGCCGTGTTGGTCGCCGATCAGGTATTCGGTGGTGGCTGCCTGGCCTCCGCCCTCGCCCACAACGGTGCCGGACAGCGTGTAATACCGGACGGCACTGAGGGTGCCGTTGGCGGTGCGGGTGATTTCCTGGCCGGGCAGGTACAGGGTCATCGATCCGGGGTCATGGCGGACTATCTGGTTGCCGTCGGCGTCGTAGACCCAGGTGGTGGTGCCGGCTGCGGCGGTGTCCTTGGCCAGGTGGCCGTCGGCGTCCCAGTTCAGGGTTTGGTTCTGGGTTCCGGTGACGTCGGGGCGGCTGCTGGTGTCGCCGGACTGATCGTAGTTGTAGCTGGCCCCAGTGGTGCCGTTCGGTCCGCTGGTGGTTGTGGCTGCGAGGCTGTGGGTGCCGCCGGTGTTGTAGGAGTAGTTGGTGGTGGTGTCGCCGCCGGTGGCGCCTGGCAGGGCGTGCGTGGTCTGCGACGCGCGGGTGCCGTTGGCGTTGAAGGTCCAGGACAGCCAGTAGGGATTGGGGCCACCGATGTTGCCGCCGGCGCCGTTGTTCGGGCCGGCGGCGCAGGCGTCGGTGGCGGACCAGGCCGCGTTCAGACGGTCCAGGCTGTCGTAGGTGAAGCACTGGTCGTCGATCGGCGAGATGCCCTTGGGGCCTTCGGTGTCGTTGATCTGAGTGATCTGGCCGGACGGGTCATAGCTGTACTGGGTGTCGTTGACCTGGGGTGTGGCCAGTTGCGCGGTGACGTTGTCGTCGGTGACCTTCAACGTCTGCACGTCGTAGGTGAAGGAGCGCCACACGTTGTTGCTGGCGCCGCCGCCGTAGGTGATCTGCCCGGGGAGCCCGTAGCCGTTCATGTTCTGCGACGCGGTGACCGACGTGCCGGCGACCTCGACCGGCCGGCCGAAGGCGTCGTAGGTGTTGGTGATGGTCTCACCGGGGACGCCCGCGACCGGCGCCGGGCCGATGGACAACTCCAGTCCGGTGGATGAGTAGGAGTAGCCGGTGGTCCAAGTCCCCTTCATACCGGTCTCCTGGAACGGCAGGGTGACATACTGGGCCATGGGGTTGCCCATGCCGTCGTAGCTGCTGGTACCGGTGACGTAGTTGCCGGCGGTGGTGTACCGAGTTTCGTTGGAGAGCTTGCCGGCTTGCAGGGTGTCCCAGGTCCAGGACGCCAGTTTGGTGCCGGTGGTCGAGCCCGAGAATTCGGCGGTTTTACGGCCGAGGATGTCATAGGTGTAGGCGAGGATCTGCCCGCGGGCGTCTGTGGTGGAGGTGACTTCGCCGTCCAGGTCGTACTGGGTGCTGCTGACGCCAGTGTCGGGATCGTTCCGCGAGAGCTTGTTTCCCAGCATGTCCAGCGTGGAGGACCACGTGGAGCCCGAAGAACTGAGCGTGGTCTGCCGTCCCAGTGCGTCGTAACTGTAGGTGGTGGGCTGGTAGAAGCCACCGCTGACGAAGTTGCCGTTGACGGTCGGTGCGACTGTGTACTGGTCGAGTTCGCTGATCTGGCCGCGGACGTCCTTGACCGTGGTGGTGGTGACGCCGCCGGTGGGCGGGATCACCGTGGTCCGGTCGCCGCCGTAGATAGTCTGCGTGGTCTGGGTGGCGTTGCCCAGCTTGTACTTGCTGGCCAGGGTGACGCGCCCGGTCCCGTCGTAGGTGTTCACGGTGCGGGCGTCGACGGCGTTGACGGCGACGTACTGCACTGTCGTGGAGGGGGCCGGGCTGATCAGGTAGTGGTCGTTGGTGGCCACGGTCCAGCCGTGGCCGTCGTAGAAGGTGTCCGAGACCTGGGACCCGCCGCCTTCGGTCGCGGTCTGGGTCTGCACCAGGCGGCCGAGGGAGTCGCTGAGTTTGACCGTCGTGGCGTAGGCGGTGCCGGTGCCGTAGTCGACCAGCACGTTGCCGGTCACGGCTTCGGGGCCGTTGGTCTGGATCAGGTAGGAGTAGGTCTCGTTCGGGGTGTTCGTGCCCTGCACCCGGCCTGGCTTCCACAGCTGCGTCATACGCCCCAGTGCGTCGTAGGTCGCCGAGGTCACGTGCCCGGCGACGTCCGTGCTGGAGGCGATGGTGCCGCGGTCGGGGTTGTCCACCGTGGTCACGGTCTGACTCGCCGGGTTCGTGACCGCGATCTGGGTTAGGACACCGCCGTCGGAGGGCGTGTATACCGTGCCGGTGGTGCGCCCGAGCGCATCGACGCTGGAGGTGACGCGGCCGGAGGTGTCATAGCCGGAACTGGATTTGGTGAAGAACGCGGCCGCCGCACCGTTGGAGTTGTTCAGCACATCGGTCCGCGTCGCATTGCCTGGCCCGGCCAGTTGCCCGAGAGTCACTGAGCCGTCGTAGAAGGTCCGCGTATCGGCCACCACGGCGGACTGCGCGGTCCCGGCCGGCGGGCACGCCTGCTGCGAGGCGATCACCTCCGAGGGCATGTCCCTGATCCACAGCGCCGTGTTGTCGGCATAGGCCGTGGTGGTGCACACCTCCGGCACATTGTCACCGCTGGCATCCGAGGCGATCACCCGGCCGAGCCCGTCATAGGCGCTCGTGGTGGTCGCGGTCTGGTAGGTGCCGGTGGCCAGGTCGGTGAGCTTCCTGGTTCTGGCGGTCCGGACCAGATCCGCGGTCAAAGAAGGAAGCCCGGTACGCGGCCGCGTCGCCGTGGTGGCAGCTACGGTGTAGTCGGTCAGGGTCGCGGATACCCGCGCACCGCCGTCGCCGTTGAACACATCGGTCTCATACGGCGAGTCCAGATACCGGTAGTCGTCGGTAGTGGTCTCGCCAAGGCTGTTGCTGATCGACGCGCTGCGGGTTTTGCCGCCGGGCAGCGTGTCGCCGTTCATGCCGCGGTAGTAGAAGGTCGCGGTCTTGGTCAGCTGCTCGTGCGCGTCAGGATCGCCGGTCTTGACGTCCACCTCGCCGTATCCACGGAACTGGCCATAGGTCCGGTTGGCCGGTTTCACCACCTCGTTGTCGTCGAAGTGCCAGGCCGCGGGCCCTACATAGGCGTAGCTGGTGACCTCAGCCGCGGTCAAGGCGCTCGGGTCGCGCGTC
Coding sequences within it:
- a CDS encoding RHS repeat-associated core domain-containing protein, producing MTHRTVAGALQGGDDGLTSAASTSGIPLTLAARGPSSTGVSDAAGNGAVEPSVQVRMADHATALKAGVDGVLFTVVPPPGAQPFGATAVVDYSGFAGAAGADYGSRLRLVQLPACALTTPQVAACQVQKPIAGGRNYASGHKLTADVSVGSGADAFGGSSGHRISLARTDVTASVAATPLVLAATAGSSGTNGDFTATSLSPSGSWSAGGASGAFTWSYPIAVPPVAAGSAPSVALSYDSGSLDGETATTNNQPSWIGEGWDYSPGSVERSYRPCSTFTDLPAASQTSDNCWAGQILTLSLKGKSNALVWDPVTQQVKLQSDDGSRIQRLTGANNGALGGEYWKVTTPDGTQYFFGRGGGPGQTTQGGTNSTWTEPVFGAHSGDPCYSSSGFSSSVCTQAWRWNLDYVEDAHGNGTMYYYTPETNYYGKNGSTTGVAYTRGGYLNKIDYGLRDENGSVYGPATPDQILFTVGERCIPGTPSGNTCADSQFTTSNSSYWPDVPIDQSCASGATCNVNGPTFWSREMLTNITTRYWNGSAYVKVDSYDLGHQFPNGGDPALWLSSITRTGYAADGSSIAMPTITTKGQLLANRVPNYNSLPPMLHWRLTDLFGDTGAVTSISYSTGCSSTTIPSDASTNTSQCMPVYWTPTGYSAPIFDWFDKYVVTKVTTRDPSALTAAEVTSYAYVGPAAWHFDDNEVVKPANRTYGQFRGYGEVDVKTGDPDAHEQLTKTATFYYRGMNGDTLPGGKTRSASISNSLGETTTDDYRYLDSPYETDVFNGDGGARVSATLTDYTVAATTATRPRTGLPSLTADLVRTARTRKLTDLATGTYQTATTTSAYDGLGRVIASDASGDNVPEVCTTTAYADNTALWIRDMPSEVIASQQACPPAGTAQSAVVADTRTFYDGSVTLGQLAGPGNATRTDVLNNSNGAAAAFFTKSSSGYDTSGRVTSSVDALGRTTGTVYTPSDGGVLTQIAVTNPASQTVTTVDNPDRGTIASSTDVAGHVTSATYDALGRMTQLWKPGRVQGTNTPNETYSYLIQTNGPEAVTGNVLVDYGTGTAYATTVKLSDSLGRLVQTQTATEGGGSQVSDTFYDGHGWTVATNDHYLISPAPSTTVQYVAVNAVDARTVNTYDGTGRVTLASKYKLGNATQTTQTIYGGDRTTVIPPTGGVTTTTVKDVRGQISELDQYTVAPTVNGNFVSGGFYQPTTYSYDALGRQTTLSSSGSTWSSTLDMLGNKLSRNDPDTGVSSTQYDLDGEVTSTTDARGQILAYTYDILGRKTAEFSGSTTGTKLASWTWDTLQAGKLSNETRYTTAGNYVTGTSSYDGMGNPMAQYVTLPFQETGMKGTWTTGYSYSSTGLELSIGPAPVAGVPGETITNTYDAFGRPVEVAGTSVTASQNMNGYGLPGQITYGGGASNNVWRSFTYDVQTLKVTDDNVTAQLATPQVNDTQYSYDPSGQITQINDTEGPKGISPIDDQCFTYDSLDRLNAAWSATDACAAGPNNGAGGNIGGPNPYWLSWTFNANGTRASQTTHALPGATGGDTTTNYSYNTGGTHSLAATTTSGPNGTTGASYNYDQSGDTSSRPDVTGTQNQTLNWDADGHLAKDTAAAGTTTWVYDADGNQIVRHDPGSMTLYLPGQEITRTANGTLSAVRYYTLSGTVVGEGGGQAATTEYLIGDQHGTGEIAINTSTLAVTRRAFDPYGNARGAATGGAWPDRHGFIDKPTSTTTGLTDVGARKYDATAGRFISVDPQLDANDPQSLTGYAYSDNTPATGSDPSGLMRELMNDESDSSGDTSSPSDYVYITGNATVPKPSWRIGREFDVDTDGTVFPQDPGLPDFKGLSTFADPAAALASTNGKYVYRIDVSQLEDIGFSPYADGGTSPDLNAGHVSWYPKLGGMPSDELATQISKITGERVTLSDGTPMTRANMGDGDWTASALRAQANVQSAYEARQAAKAAAAAKEAADQGVKGGRDADPADEVGGSRLGTASDMLGRVGGPIDLITMIVDPPSFCSMVPNAPSCHPVQNG